The window GCTTCGGGGCCGGCCGAGCCGGTGGCTCCGCTGACTTCGCCGGCCGTCTCCCCGCTCGTGCCGTCGGCGGCGGCGTCGGCCACCGGGCAGGCGCTCAGCACGGCGGCGCGGTGCAGACAGCGGGGTGCGAGCAGGCAGCTGCACACCGCTGCCTCGGCGTCGGTCACCGCTCCGGAGGGTCCGGGCGTGAGCGTGACCTCGGCGTCCTCGCCGCAGCGGACGCGCAGGGCGCCGCCGTCGGCCGTGACGGGCACCGCCGCGTACGTCTCGATCGCGGCGTCCAGCTTCTTGCGCAGCCGTGAGGTCAGACTCTCGACGGCGGCGGCGACCACATCGGGCGTCGCCGGGGGCAGTTCGGCGTTCATCGACTCTCTCCGCGGAGGCGGTCGCCCACCCAGCGGGCGAGGGCGAGGGGGCTGAGGGCGGCGACCGGCATCCCGGCCGCGACGAGTTGCTGGGCGACGGGCACCGAGTAGCGCGGGGTGCCGGTGTCGTCCAGGGCGGCGCAGCCCATCAGATGCACCCCGGAACCCGCGAGGGCCCGTACCTCGCCGAGGAGCCCGCCCAGCGGGTAGCCCTCCTCGAAGTCGCTCACGACCACCACCAGGGTGCGGCTGGGCACGGTCACCAGGGAACGGGCGTGGGCCAGCCCCGCGGCGATATGGGTGCCGCCGCCGACCCGCACCTCCAGCAGCAGCGACAACGGGTCGTCCACCCGGTCGGTCAGGTCGATCACGTCGGTCGAGAACGCCAGGAAGTGCGTCGACAGCGTGGGCACCCCGCCCAGCACGGCCGCGGTCAGCGCCGACCAGATGACGGAGGCCTCCATGGACCCGGACACGTCGACGACGAGGATCAGCCGCCAGTCCGCCTCCTTGCGGGACCGGGTGCTGAACACCGGCCGCTCCGGCACCACCACGGTCCGGCCGTCCGCCGTCCGGCGCGTGTGGGCCAGGTTGGCCCGCAGGGTGCGCGGCAGGTCGAGGCGGCCACCGGGGCGGCGGGTCGGGCGCGGCGTGGCCAGACCCGTCAGCGCGGGGCGCATGCGGGTGGCGAGTTCCTTCGCCAGTTCCTCGACCAGACGCCGTACCAGCGGGCGCAGCCTGGCCAGTTGCTGCTCGGGCATCCCTCCGGCGAGGGACAGCACGGAGGTCAGCAGGTCGACCGAAGGACGCACGGCCTTGGGGTCCAGCTCGGCCAGGACGTCCGTACGGCCCTGGTCGGCGGCCCGCGCCAGCACCTCCTCGCGGACCTCCGCGCCGAAGAGGGCGTCCAGCTCCTCGGCCCACTCCCGGGCCGTGGGGAACGACGAGTCCTGACCGCCGGCCCGGCCCGGGCCGCCCTCCCGCCCGAGATCGGAGGAACCCTCGCCCCGGCCGGTGCCGTACAGCTCGTCCAGCGCGTGCGCGTAACGGCGGGCCCCCTGCGGCAGCTTCTCGCTCTCCCGGCCCAGGAGCAGCCGCCAGCGGTCGGTGGGGCTGAGGTGCGGGAGGCCGGACGTCGCGGGGGTGGGTACCGCGGCTTCGGCGGTCCCGGTGACCACGGGGCCGGCGGGGCCTGCGACGGTGCGGGGGACGGCGATGCCGTCGGCGTCCTCGACCGGGCCCACCAGGGTCGTACCGGCCGTCAGCCGCAGCGAGTCGACGGCCGCCCGGCCCGCCCTGTCCGCCGCCGTCCACAGGGCGAGGAGCGCCGGTGAGGCGCCGAGCGACAGGTCCAGGCGGTCGCCGAGGCGTTCGGTGACCGTGTCGAGAAGGCGGTCGCGGCCGGCCGGGGCGAGCGTGTCGAAGCCGCCGCGCAGGGCGGGCAGCCGGTCCAGGAACCCCTGGTCGGGGAGCGTGTCGATACGGTCGAGCAGCGGGTCCAGCGCGGTCGGCGCGGACTGCAGCAGCGGGGCCGCGCCGCTGAGCAGGCCGCTGAGGCGGCGGGCCAGCGCCAGCCGGCTGTCGGGCCCGGTGGCCGTGTCGATCCAGCCGGCGGCACGTGCCCCGAGGGTGTCGGCGGAGTCGAGGTCGAGCAGGACACGGGCGGCCAGCGCCGCGCCCTGGACCAGCGGGGAGCCGGTGCGCGCGAGGGTGCCCAGCGCGTCGTCCATGCGCAGGCCGAGGCGGTGTTCACCGGCCCGCGAGGCGAGTGCGACGAGCGCGGCCGCGTCCTCCGGCTGGTCGCTGCCCGCGAGGCCGGGCAGCGCGCGGACGGCTGCCTCCAACAGGTCGACGGCCAGTTCGGCGGCGGACAGTCTGCCCTCGGCGGTGGTGCCGGGCAGATGGCCCCGGCGCAGGGCCTCCAACAGGTCGAGCGCTTCGAGGAGTTCGGGGAGCGTGGCCGACGACGGGAGTACGACGGCGGCGTCGGCCAGACGGTCGGCGACCAGCGCGGGCAGGTCGCAGCGGGCCGCCGCGCGGAGCCCGGCGAGCACCAGCGCGCAGGTGGGTCCGCCGTCCGCCGACTCCCGGCGGAAGGTCTCCCGCAGGGTGCCCTCGGCGGCCAGGGCCGAGGTCACGCCCCGTATGCCGGCCAGGTCGAGCCGTACGGGGACGGCGGGCGTCCAGGACAGCCGCCACCGGGTCGTGAGCGCCGTCCCGTCGCCCGTGCCGGCCACCTCCACGGCCTCGCCGTAGCCCGCGCCGCACACCGCCAGGCGCTGGAGCAGGGTCTCGCGGCGGTTGTCGAGCGCGGAGCGGAGCGGGTCGAGCCGGAGTTCGCGCGCGGCGGGGTCGTCCGGGCCGGGCAGCCGCAGCGCGGCCAGTTCCGCCTCCACGGACGGACCGAGTCCGGAACGCGGGGTGCCCGGCGCGGTCCGGCCCCGGTCGGTGCCGACCAGGACCACTTCGAGGGCCCGGGCGAGGGCCCGGCCCCGGCCGAGCGGCTCGCCCTGGCCCATCACGGTCGTCAGCGCCTCCAGGACCTCGCCCCGGCCGGGGGCCGTGAGCCCCCGGATACTGGCCAGGTCGCACGCCATCCGGAGGGTTTCGGCCGCCTCGCCCGTGCCCGCCGTGTGCCCGGCGGCGCGCAGCTCCCGGCACACATCGGTGATCGCCCGGGCGGCGGCGTCCCGCAGCCGCCCGGGATCACCGGCGGCAGTGAAGACCGCCTGCTGCCAGCGCGGGTCCCGGATGCCCGCCGGGTACCCGGAACGGGAGTCCAGCAGGTCGAAGGCGTACGGAACGAGGGACGTGACGACGCAGGGGTGGTCCCCGACGAGGGCCGCTCCCCGGGACGCGGCCGTGACCCCGGCTCCGGTCGTGCCCTGGGTCCGCGTCTCTCTTTCCGCCTCGGCAGGGCCGGTCGCGGACGCGGCCGTGAGCGCCGGGGCGTGGAACGCGCCGATCACGGCCGCGACCCGGCGGCCGTCCGCCGCCGCGCGGGCGATCGTGTCCCGCATATGGGTCTCGCGGGCCAGGTCCACCGACGGCACGCCGCCCGCCGACTCGGCGTCGCGGCGCAGCGCCCACCCCACGCCGAGGGCGGCACGGCGGATCGCCTCGGGGGCGCAGCCGGGGGCGAGCACCTCCACGCACCTGTCCCACAGGTCGTCGCCGTCGCGGCCCGTCCCGGCGGCGGTGAGCGCGGCCGCGAAGGCGGTGGGCGAGGCGAGAGGCGCGGCCTCGGCGACCGCGCTCCGCATGTCCGCGTCCCGGGTGTCCGCGTCCCGCGTGTCCGTGCTCGGCGTGGCCGGGCTCGGGCCCGCTGCCGCCGGCCTGGCCCCACCCGTGTCCGACGCCGGGCCACCCGTGTCCGACGCCGGGCCGTCCGTGCCCGGTGCCGGGCCCTGCGGATCCGGAGCGGACTCTCCCGCGCGCACGCCGAACCCGTCCGCGCTCCACGCGGGATCCGACATCGGCAGGTCGCAGCACACCACCTCCACCCCTCGCTCCCGCGCCCAGCGGAGCGCGGCGAGTTCGGGGGAGAAGTCGGCGAACGGGTAGAAGCCGAGCCGTCCGCCCTCGCTCGCCCCGGCCAGGGCGACCGGGGCCAGAGTGCCGGGGGCGGCGAGGTGGGGGAGCCAGTGCTGGAAGTCGGCAGGCAGCTCCACACAGACGACCTGCGCGCCGGAGGCGTCCAGCAGGGCGGGTACGGCCGCGGCGAGGGCCGGGCTGTGGTGCCGTACCCCCAGCAGGTACGGCGCGGCGGAGTCGGCGAGGGCCGTGACGGCCTCCCGCGGGTCCTGAGTGCTCGTCACCGAAGGTTCTCCCGCAGGTCCCAGAGGCGGCGCCACATCGCCGAGCCGTCCTCGGCGCGGCGGCGCACCGGACCGTCCCAGTAGCCGAGCAGCCGTGCGTGGTCGGCCGGGTCGTCCTTGCGGACCACACCGAGCAGGTGCCCGGGGACGAGGTCGAGGGCGTCCCCGCCGGACAGGTACGCGGTGGCCACCCCGAGCGAGGCCGCGACCTGCACGGCCTCGGCGGTGGACATCACCGTGCCGGGCCGCTCCACGTCCCAGCCCTCGGCGGAGCGCCCCGCGCGCAGATCACGGAAGACGGTCACCAGCACGTCGAGCACGGCGTCGTCGACGCCGAAGGCCGCGCCCGCCCGGTGGACGGCCGCCTCCGCCTGCCGCCGGACGAGGGCGGTCTCGGCGTCGACGTCCGCGATCGGGTGCACCGTCTCGAAGTTGAAGCGCCGCTTGAGCGCGGCGGACATCTCCGAGACACCCCGGTCACGCAGGTTGGCGGTGGCGATGACGGTGAACCCGGGCGCGGCCGGGACCTGGGCGTCGTCCGTCCCGGACAGCTCGGGCACGCTCACCCGGCGGTCGGACAGGATCGACACCAGGGCGTCCTGCACCTCGGGCAGACAGCGGGTGATCTCCTCGACCCGCGCCACCCGGCCCGAGCGCATGGCGCCGAGCACCGGTGAGTCGACCAGCGCCTGCGGGGTCGGGCCCTGGGCGAGCAGCAGGGCGTAGTTCCAGCCGTAGCGGAAGGCGTCCTCGGTGGTGCCGGCGGTGCCCTGCACGGTGAGCGCGCTGGTGCCGCACACGGCGGCCGACAGCAGCTCGGAGAGCATCGACTTGGCCGTACCGGGCTCGCCGACCAGCAGCAGGCCCCGCTCACCGGCGAGGGTGACCACGCACCGCTCGACCAGGGCGCGTTCGCCGACGAACTTGGGCGCGATCACCAGCTTGTCGGGCAGCGTCTCGTGCGGCTCGGCCATCTTCAGGGCGTCGCCGCCGCTGCCGCAGACGAAGGTCACCACGGAACGCGGCGTCAGACGCCAGCCGGGCGGGCGGGGTCCCTGGTCGTGGGCGGCGAGGAAGTCGAGTTCGGTGGCGTGGCGTTCCTCGGCGGGCAGGGTCTGCCGGGCCGGGAGGGCCGTCGCCGTGTCGGTCGGGGTCATGAATGTCCTTGCTCGTCAGGTCTGTGGGTCGTGGTGACGGACGGGTGCCGGGGGCGCCCGGTGCGGGGCGCCCCCGGGTCGGTCAGCGGCGGCGGCCCCGCCGTACCTTCAGTTCCTCGAACCGGGGCGCGTCGCCGTCCTGGACGCGCTGCCAGGCCCTGCGGTACAGCTCGGCGGCCGGTTCGGTCGGCACGATCACGCCGAACGTCGCGTGCTCGTCGGTCATCAGCTCGCCGAACAGCGGCAGCTTCCACCGCTCCAGCGGCAGCCGCGGTGCCTTCGGGTCGACCCAGGCGCCGGGCAGGAAGAGCGAACGCCCGGCCCTGGTCCGGCTGGCCACCACCACCAGCTCGCCCCCGGCCAGCTCGGCACGGGCCGCCCGGAGCCGGGCCGGCTTCCATCCCGTCCAGCGGGCCGTCGTACGGTCGGTCGGGTCGGGCATGGCCAGCAGCATCAGATAGAGCGTGGCCGCGTCCTCGCCGATGCCGTACTCCTTCGCCACCTCGGTCACCAGCTCGGGCACCGAACGGCTCGGATCCTGCGGCCACCAGGTGCCGTCCTGGGCGCGCTCGCCCGCTTCCGGGTCCCCCGGGTCGGCCATCAGGGCCGCGTACGGGGCGGAACGGGCCAGGCGCAGCGCCACCTCGGCCGCGTAGGGCCGCTGGTTGTCGACCCGCAGCGCGGGCAGATACGGGTCCTGGCCCGCCTCGTCGAGCAGCGCGACCCGGATGCCCGGCGCCGGCTGGTCGTCGTGGGTGGCGAGGACGACGGCGCCGTACCGCTCGAAGCCCTGGCCGGTCTCGGTCGGGGTGCCCGCAGTCTTCCGGAACTGGGTGATGCTGATGTACTGCCCGAGGTCGAGCACCAGCCCGGGGTGGGCGAGCCGCTCCCGTACGGCGGTGAGCGCGGCGGGCAGCGCGGCCCGGAGCGGGTCGCCGGCGGGCAGGCGGTGGGCGAGCCAGGCGGCCGGCCCGACCGAGCCGACCAGCGTGTCCGCCGTGAACCCGACCGCGTCGTCCGTCACCGGCCTGACCCGGTCGCCCTTGACGGCCCATTCCAGGTCCTGGGTGAGCCGGGGCTCACCTGCCGGGTGCAGCAGGGCGGGCAGGGCCTCGCGTACGTTCCACCGTGCGTGCCTGAGCGCGCGCAGGGCGTCGGCGAGCACGTCCTCGGGCACGGCCGTCCGCCTGCCGACCTCGCTGTTCCACAGCTCGGCCGCGGCGGCCACGTTCGGCCCGTCGGTCCACAGTCCGGCGGGGTCGTCGGGCAGCAGCGCGCCGACCACGGCCGCGCGGACCGCGTTGTCGACGCCCTGGAGCTCGTCCTTGGCGACGGCCGCGGGGGCGGCCTTGACCCCGAGGGCGTTGCGGGCCTCCGTGGTCAGGAACGTGCGCTGGTGGACGTCGACCCCCGGAAGACCGGCCACGACCAGCCGGGCCACGGTCTCGGTGACGCCGGTCAGCCGGGCGAACTCCTCGGCCGCCTCCGGGAACCAGGGCGCCGGTCCCCGCGCGGCGAGCTCCGCCAGGAACCCGTCGATCCAGGGAGCGTCGCCCGCGACGCCCAGCGGGGCGGACTTCTGCAGTGTGTACGGTTCCGGGGTCTCGAACCGCTCCGCCGGGTCGTGGAAGTAGCCCCGGAAGTCGCAGCCGTCGCCGTTCGGCGAGCCGTGCTCCAGGATCGCCAGGAACGCGCCCCCGCCCAGGGGCAGAAGTCCGTCCCACGAACCCTCGCGCCATGCGCCCGACGGGGTGCGCAGCTGGTCGGCCCCCAGCCTGAGGGTCACCTCGCGCCACCGGGTGGACGCGCCGTCGTTGCCCAGCCCGAGGGTGTCGAGTCGTTCGAGGAGCGTCCGCAGCACCTCGCGGTGCTCCCGCGTGGTGGTGAGGGCCGCGGCCCGGAACGCCAGGGCGCCCACCCGGTCGATCAACGTCGACAGCTCCGGGCGTCCGGCCGGCAGCCCGGTCCCGTCGAGGTGGAGGCGTACGGTGCGCTCCCGCGGCACGGCGGTCCCGGCGAGCCCGGCGGCCCTGGTCAGGGCGCGCAGGGCACGGAAGACGGTGTCGGCCTGGTCGTCACGGTTCCACCAGTAGCCGGCCGACCCGCCGACACCGCTCAGGGCCTGCTGGAGCACGGTGTCCGCCGGCCCGGCGGGTCCCTCCGCCTCCTCCAGGCCTCCGTCGAGCGCCCGGGTGAGCCGCGTCGCCGCGCCGTCGAGGACGGCCTGCTGGCCGGCGGCGTGGCGCACGACTCCCGCGACACCCGCGACGAGCGCGTCGTGGGTCACCGGAAGGAGCGAGCGGATCGCGGCGGGCAGCGCCTCCTTGTCCTCCTCGGCGGCGGCCGCCAGCAGCGCCGCCGCGGTCGCCCGGTCGATGCGGCGCAGTGCGGCGGAGCCCTCCGGGTCGCGGGCGGTCATGCACTCCCAGAACTGCACCGGCGGCAGCAGCAGTGTGCCCTCGCCGAAGACCCCCGGCGTACGGTCCGTCTTCGCGATGGACGTGACGACGCCGTCCGTGTCGACGATCTCCAGCTGCCAGCCGTTGCGCACGACGGCACGGGCCCGGTCGTCGCCCGGGAACACCACGAGTGCCGACGGCCGGCCCCGCTCGGCGGCCAGGGTGACGGTGTGTCCGGCGAGGTCCTGGGTGCGCCGGGAACCGTCGGGCAGCCGGACCGTGCGGATGCCGACCACGCCGTCCACGGGAGCGGAGGCGGGCGTGCGGCCGACGGTCGGGGAAGGGCCGAGCCAGCCGCTGTCGTAGGTGCTGCCCTCGGGGGCGTCACCCAGCGCGTCGGAGAGGAACGCGGGCATGCTCATGCGTCCGCGCGTGTTCGTGGCCGGGTCGTACTCGTAGAACCCGTGGGCGTCCTGCTCGCCCTCCGCGTGCCACACCCAGTACGAGGCGCCGTCGAAGATCAGCCACCGCTCCTCGGGGACGGTGGTGTCCCCGGTGTGCAGGACGCCCGCGCCGGTGGTGCGGCCGCCGCCCGGCAGGGGCAGGGTGAGCCTCAGGTCGCCCTTGTACCAGTCCATCTCGGTGCCCCGGGTGCCGCCCGGGCCCTCCATGGTGCGGGGGCTGTCGGCGCGGGTGTGCCAGTAGCCGCGCAGGCCGTCGTTGCGGGAGCGCCAGTAGACGAGCAGTTCGCCGTCCACGTGGTGGAAGCCCGGGTCGCCCCAGCTGTCGTTCGCCGGGATGCGCAGGTCGTGGGTGAGGAGCGTGCCTTCCGCGCCGATCACGCGGGCCTGGGCGGTACCGGCCACGACGAGGTGCGGCCAGGCGTCGGCGACGATGATGTCCTCGACGTCGTTCTTCGGGACGAGGGTGGCGGTGGCGTCCTCCCAGGCGGGCCAGCCCAGTTCGTCGAAGAGGCCGGCGCGCAGGGTGCGCGTCAGCACCGGTGCCAGGTCGGTGGCGACGGCGGCGCGGACCTCTTCCTCGGCGAGCGCCAGCGCCTCGGCGGGCAGCCACTTCAGCCGGGCGAGCGCGTCGGGCAGCTGGGGCAGGCCCACGGCGGTGAACCGCCGGACGACCTCGCTCACCCACCGCGCCAGCAGCGGGCGGCCGCCGGGTGAGGCGGCCAGCACGCGGATCGCGCGCCGCCCGGAGTCGTCGTCGCTGAACCGGTCCGCGCCCTGCCGGAAGGCGTCGTGGAAACGGGAGTCCGCGGTCAGCGACAGCAGCTCGCGGTGGCCCTCACCCGGGGCCCACTGCTCCAGCGGGAGCGCGTTGCCCTTCCCCGGGGCCGCCACGGGCACGTCCAAGGACAGCAACAGGTCCATCAGGTCGATGTCGTGCGTGACCGTCAACTCCCGTGCGGAGGCAGTCAGTTCCCTCCGCAGCTGGTCCGCCGCCCGCTCCACCAGCGGGTACAGCTCGGGCATCCGCGTGGAACCGCGCCAGGACCGCGCGCGCTCCCGGAACACCAGGAACCGCTCCAGCCAGCCCGCCGTACCGTCGTGCGGCCGCTGCTCCGCGGGCAGGGAACCGTCCCACAGCGCGGCCGTGGCGCCGGAGACCTCCAGGATGTCCAGCCACATCGCGGGCAGGTCGTCGTCGGAGGACGAGGGGAGCGTGTCGAGCAGGGTGCCGCGCACCTTCGGCTCGCGCGCCGCCAG is drawn from Streptomyces bottropensis ATCC 25435 and contains these coding sequences:
- a CDS encoding vWA domain-containing protein, yielding MTSTQDPREAVTALADSAAPYLLGVRHHSPALAAAVPALLDASGAQVVCVELPADFQHWLPHLAAPGTLAPVALAGASEGGRLGFYPFADFSPELAALRWARERGVEVVCCDLPMSDPAWSADGFGVRAGESAPDPQGPAPGTDGPASDTGGPASDTGGARPAAAGPSPATPSTDTRDADTRDADMRSAVAEAAPLASPTAFAAALTAAGTGRDGDDLWDRCVEVLAPGCAPEAIRRAALGVGWALRRDAESAGGVPSVDLARETHMRDTIARAAADGRRVAAVIGAFHAPALTAASATGPAEAERETRTQGTTGAGVTAASRGAALVGDHPCVVTSLVPYAFDLLDSRSGYPAGIRDPRWQQAVFTAAGDPGRLRDAAARAITDVCRELRAAGHTAGTGEAAETLRMACDLASIRGLTAPGRGEVLEALTTVMGQGEPLGRGRALARALEVVLVGTDRGRTAPGTPRSGLGPSVEAELAALRLPGPDDPAARELRLDPLRSALDNRRETLLQRLAVCGAGYGEAVEVAGTGDGTALTTRWRLSWTPAVPVRLDLAGIRGVTSALAAEGTLRETFRRESADGGPTCALVLAGLRAAARCDLPALVADRLADAAVVLPSSATLPELLEALDLLEALRRGHLPGTTAEGRLSAAELAVDLLEAAVRALPGLAGSDQPEDAAALVALASRAGEHRLGLRMDDALGTLARTGSPLVQGAALAARVLLDLDSADTLGARAAGWIDTATGPDSRLALARRLSGLLSGAAPLLQSAPTALDPLLDRIDTLPDQGFLDRLPALRGGFDTLAPAGRDRLLDTVTERLGDRLDLSLGASPALLALWTAADRAGRAAVDSLRLTAGTTLVGPVEDADGIAVPRTVAGPAGPVVTGTAEAAVPTPATSGLPHLSPTDRWRLLLGRESEKLPQGARRYAHALDELYGTGRGEGSSDLGREGGPGRAGGQDSSFPTAREWAEELDALFGAEVREEVLARAADQGRTDVLAELDPKAVRPSVDLLTSVLSLAGGMPEQQLARLRPLVRRLVEELAKELATRMRPALTGLATPRPTRRPGGRLDLPRTLRANLAHTRRTADGRTVVVPERPVFSTRSRKEADWRLILVVDVSGSMEASVIWSALTAAVLGGVPTLSTHFLAFSTDVIDLTDRVDDPLSLLLEVRVGGGTHIAAGLAHARSLVTVPSRTLVVVVSDFEEGYPLGGLLGEVRALAGSGVHLMGCAALDDTGTPRYSVPVAQQLVAAGMPVAALSPLALARWVGDRLRGESR
- a CDS encoding ATP-binding protein — protein: MTPTDTATALPARQTLPAEERHATELDFLAAHDQGPRPPGWRLTPRSVVTFVCGSGGDALKMAEPHETLPDKLVIAPKFVGERALVERCVVTLAGERGLLLVGEPGTAKSMLSELLSAAVCGTSALTVQGTAGTTEDAFRYGWNYALLLAQGPTPQALVDSPVLGAMRSGRVARVEEITRCLPEVQDALVSILSDRRVSVPELSGTDDAQVPAAPGFTVIATANLRDRGVSEMSAALKRRFNFETVHPIADVDAETALVRRQAEAAVHRAGAAFGVDDAVLDVLVTVFRDLRAGRSAEGWDVERPGTVMSTAEAVQVAASLGVATAYLSGGDALDLVPGHLLGVVRKDDPADHARLLGYWDGPVRRRAEDGSAMWRRLWDLRENLR